One window from the genome of Dermacentor silvarum isolate Dsil-2018 chromosome 7, BIME_Dsil_1.4, whole genome shotgun sequence encodes:
- the LOC119459064 gene encoding tetra-peptide repeat homeobox protein 1-like yields MVVGPLSTDPGPDPVTVPGAAQGVDRGPGAVIGHVPMVRHAGPPLDLHQGATADPLPAPVPDPAQAPVPGPAPAQPGPPINDRRALRRHHRQATPARISEAPSLGRTSSEQEETLHHR; encoded by the coding sequence ATGGTGGTCGGTCCTTTGTCAACCGATCCAGGTCCCGATCCGGTGACCGTTCCGGGAGCCGCTCAAGGCGTGGATCGAGGTCCCGGAGCCGTCATCGGGCATGTTCCCATGGTGCGCCACGCGGGGCCCCCGCTAGATCTGCATCAAGGGGCTACTGCAGATCCCCTTCCGGCTCCCGTCCCGGATCCCGCTCAGGCTCCTGTTCCGGGCCCCGCCCCGGCACAACCGGGGCCCCCCATCAACGATCGGCGAGCCCTCCGGCGCCATCATCGGCAGGCAACGCCAGCAAGAATAAGCGAGGCACCCTCACTTGGGCGGACATCGTCCGAGCAAGAGGAAACGCTACATCACAGGTAG
- the LOC119459065 gene encoding uncharacterized protein LOC119459065, whose amino-acid sequence MRTSGFAPPFRPLDFVGSSRSAFSTTPLPKTVVLDAAWTNLSPSTSTLRSTIKEQSIPVAPCGLGGCAQTQTANPFTLVMQVSKAYSLFSKKSSNRFLLQLPSPHCCLLVALECSDVIRALLMMSGDVESNPGPDSDALLAELKNLSAGQSQLISQVQDLKTHLVSTDKAIADQGRRMTDLEGHYQNLVSLRSDFETVKTCTAQVATVVHRLETRIDDAENQSRRNNLIFYGLPESTGSETFAQTEQRIIKHCQDHLNICIEPKEIERAHRLGHRTDTNRHRPIIAKFTFHKTKELVLSNGRKFKGTSFSVGEDFSRSVQNARRHLVTFAKSKSLPFSLRFKTLHMGHKRYVYDEQTQSVKEII is encoded by the coding sequence ATGCGCACCTCTGGATTTGCACCGCCCTTCAGGCCCCTGGATTTCGTCGGGAGCAGCAGATCTGCGTTTTCGACGACACCGCTACCGAAGACGGTAGTGCTCgatgcagcgtggacaaacctgtcgccatcaacatcaactcTCCGGTCAACTATAAAAGAGCAGTCAATACCGGTGGCGCCTTGTGGgctcggcggctgtgcacagacgcagaccgctaatccattcactcttgtcatgcaggttAGTAAAGCTTACAGTCTTTTTTCTAAGAAGTCTAGCAATCGTTTCCTGCTTCAGCTGCCGAGCCCGCACTGCTGCCTTCTTGTCGCTCTTGAGTGTTCTGATGTAATTCGTGCTTTGTTGATGATGTCGGGTGATGTCGAAAGCAACCCGGGCCCGGACTCCGATGCTTTACTAGCTGAATTGAAGAACTTGTCCGCTGGACAGTCGCAATTAATCAGTCAGGTTCAAGACCTGAAAACTCATCTAGTGTCGACGGACAAAGCTATTGCTGATCAGGGCAGGCGCATGACTGATCTAGAGGGGCATTATCAAAATCTTGTCTCCCTACGCTCTGACTTCGAAACCGTGAAAACGTGTACCGCTCAAGTGGCCACCGTGGTACATAGGCTTGAaacgcgtattgatgacgccgagAACCAGTCACGACGCAATAATCTTATTTTTTATGGCCTCCCTGAATCAACTGGATCAGAGACGTTTGCCCAGACCGAGCAACGTATCATCAAGCACTGCCAGGATCATTTGAATATTTGTATCGAGCCGAAAGAAATTGAGCGCGCACATCGCCTCGGTCATCGCACAGATACTAACCGCCACCGTCCTATCATAGCGAAATTCACCTTCCATAAAACAAAAGAATTGGTTCTTTCTAACGGCCGCAAGTTCAAAGGAACCAGCTTCAGCGTTGGAGAGGATTTCTCTCGTTCCGTACAAAAcgctcgccggcatctcgttactttcgctaaaagcaaatctttacctttctctctgcgATTCAAAACACTGCATATGGGCCATAAGCGCTACGTCTACGACGAGCAAACACAATCTGTCAAAGAAATAATATAG